A single window of Sphingobacteriales bacterium DNA harbors:
- a CDS encoding nuclear transport factor 2 family protein has translation MNTEITNNLNNEREIRTIIDLYANYADTKQTDKQVALFADDYKIEIYYDSTSDTPIQTIIGKENLKQLFIDSLSPFPKTMHFNGQSLIDINSDTEAEGIVYCRAYHYSKIDDTEKLMIAPIRYEDIYKKIDNKWYFLNRKLKVQWIENR, from the coding sequence TACAGAAATCACAAACAACTTAAATAACGAAAGAGAAATTCGTACAATAATTGACCTTTACGCAAATTATGCAGATACAAAACAAACAGATAAACAGGTAGCATTATTTGCTGATGATTATAAAATTGAAATTTACTATGATTCAACTTCTGATACACCAATACAGACAATAATAGGTAAAGAAAATTTAAAACAATTGTTTATAGATAGTTTATCGCCATTTCCTAAAACAATGCATTTTAATGGACAAAGCCTTATTGATATTAATTCTGATACCGAAGCTGAAGGAATTGTCTATTGTAGAGCATATCATTATAGCAAAATCGATGATACAGAAAAACTTATGATTGCACCAATTAGATATGAAGATATATACAAAAAAATAGATAATAAATGGTATTTCTTGAATAGAAAACTAAAAGTACAATGGATAGAAAACAGATAA
- a CDS encoding geranylgeranylglyceryl/heptaprenylglyceryl phosphate synthase, with protein MQSKNIYQLFNQQKKQIAVLIDPDKAQRNNIFSFISNIDEYVDYYFVGGSLLSEQNTEKTILEIKKHTAKPIVIFPGNGMQISTHADAILLLSLISGRNPELLIGHHVQYASILQQSNLEIIPTGYLLIDGGITTTVSYMSNTTPIPQHKPEIAALTALAGTQLGLSCMYLEAGSGALVPVSTDTIATVKSQINVPLIVGGGIRNKAQIQAAFDAGADIVVIGTAIEEGKNLFA; from the coding sequence ATGCAAAGTAAGAACATATATCAATTATTTAACCAGCAAAAAAAACAAATTGCAGTATTAATTGATCCTGATAAAGCACAACGCAATAATATTTTTTCTTTTATTAGTAATATAGATGAGTATGTAGACTACTATTTTGTTGGTGGTAGCTTACTATCTGAGCAAAATACAGAAAAAACTATACTCGAAATAAAAAAACACACAGCAAAGCCAATAGTTATTTTTCCAGGAAATGGCATGCAAATTTCTACACACGCTGATGCAATTTTATTATTAAGTTTAATATCAGGCAGAAATCCAGAATTACTAATTGGACACCATGTGCAATATGCATCTATACTACAACAAAGCAACTTAGAAATTATTCCAACAGGATATCTTTTAATTGATGGTGGCATTACAACTACTGTAAGTTATATGAGCAATACAACACCAATACCACAACATAAACCAGAAATTGCGGCACTAACAGCTTTGGCAGGCACACAGTTAGGTTTGTCTTGTATGTATTTAGAAGCAGGAAGTGGTGCTTTAGTTCCAGTATCTACAGATACAATAGCAACAGTAAAGTCGCAAATAAATGTTCCATTAATTGTTGGTGGAGGCATTAGAAATAAAGCACAAATACAAGCTGCATTTGATGCAGGCGCAGATATTGTAGTAATAGGCACTGCAATAGAAGAAGGCAAAAACTTATTTGCTTAG
- a CDS encoding NTP transferase domain-containing protein: MIAIIPVAGIGTQLRPHTYSQPKSLIPVAGKPILGYIIEQLKAVNINDFVFVIGYLGEKIKEYVEANYPDINKKYVVQESREGLGQAIWLTKNSIPKDSEVIIVLGDTIIDANINTILESENSVLAVKRVEDPRKFGVAQIDESNRIIQVAEKPKIPKSNMALVGLYKIKEYASLISVLEENIKQKNKSNNEYLLTDGIQQLIAKHNVVFEAFKVDNWYDCGQKEVLLQTNALLLKRNKKKSVKNLKNVHNTIIVEPVIIGKDTIISDSIIGPNVTIGNNAVIRNSIIKDSIIGDYTNLKSIMLHQSLIGNDTDIKGASQCLNIGDNTELDLR; the protein is encoded by the coding sequence ATGATTGCAATAATTCCAGTAGCAGGCATTGGCACACAGCTGAGACCACATACATATTCTCAACCTAAGTCTTTAATTCCGGTTGCAGGAAAACCAATTTTAGGATACATTATAGAGCAATTAAAAGCAGTAAATATTAATGATTTTGTATTTGTGATTGGATATTTAGGCGAGAAAATTAAAGAATATGTCGAAGCAAATTATCCTGATATAAATAAAAAATATGTAGTACAAGAAAGTAGAGAAGGTTTGGGACAGGCAATTTGGCTTACAAAAAATAGCATTCCAAAAGATAGTGAAGTTATTATTGTACTTGGCGATACAATAATTGATGCTAACATAAATACAATCTTAGAATCAGAGAATTCTGTTTTGGCAGTAAAAAGAGTAGAAGATCCACGCAAATTTGGTGTAGCACAGATAGATGAAAGCAATAGAATAATTCAAGTAGCAGAGAAACCAAAAATACCAAAGAGCAATATGGCGTTGGTAGGTTTGTACAAGATAAAAGAATATGCAAGTTTGATAAGTGTATTAGAAGAAAATATTAAACAAAAAAATAAATCAAACAACGAATATTTGCTTACAGATGGCATACAACAACTAATAGCTAAGCATAATGTAGTTTTTGAAGCATTTAAAGTAGATAATTGGTATGATTGCGGACAAAAAGAAGTATTACTTCAAACGAATGCACTTTTGCTAAAACGCAACAAGAAAAAGAGTGTAAAAAATCTAAAAAATGTACATAATACAATTATTGTAGAACCAGTGATTATTGGAAAAGACACAATAATATCAGATTCAATTATTGGGCCAAATGTAACAATTGGAAATAATGCCGTAATTAGAAATAGCATTATCAAAGATTCGATAATTGGAGACTATACCAATTTGAAAAGTATTATGTTACATCAATCATTAATAGGAAATGATACAGACATAAAAGGCGCATCACAGTGTTTAAATATTGGAGATAATACAGAATTAGATTTGAGATAA
- a CDS encoding alpha/beta hydrolase encodes MTNIHVDTFVIAGNSLGGQIAWNYAHTFPQKISKMILIDAAGFMDKNNGSKSLVFSLAKEKWIANSLKKLDTKLMVNNTLKEVYFDDSKINEQTKQMYYDMSMRTGNRQAFIDRVQTIKTDISKDLSVLQIPTLILWGNEDVLINVAMVDSFKVISDNKIIIYDKVGHSPQEEIPTRSVQDALVFINN; translated from the coding sequence ATGACTAATATACATGTCGATACCTTTGTAATTGCTGGAAATTCACTTGGTGGACAGATAGCTTGGAATTATGCCCACACATTTCCGCAAAAAATATCAAAAATGATTTTAATTGATGCAGCTGGTTTTATGGATAAAAATAATGGAAGCAAATCATTAGTATTTAGCTTGGCAAAAGAAAAGTGGATAGCAAATTCTTTAAAAAAACTAGATACAAAATTAATGGTCAACAATACATTAAAAGAAGTGTATTTTGATGATTCGAAAATAAACGAACAAACCAAGCAAATGTACTATGATATGAGCATGAGAACAGGAAACAGACAAGCATTTATTGATAGAGTACAAACGATAAAAACAGATATATCAAAAGATTTATCTGTTTTGCAAATTCCTACTTTAATACTTTGGGGAAATGAAGACGTATTGATAAATGTGGCAATGGTAGATTCATTTAAAGTCATTTCAGATAATAAAATAATTATATATGATAAGGTAGGTCATTCTCCACAAGAAGAAATTCCAACACGCTCTGTGCAAGATGCCTTAGTGTTTATAAATAATTAG
- a CDS encoding alpha/beta hydrolase, whose protein sequence is MKKIIRLIFILLLIIAVAFMALIKKDIPVEELIPKYTNQNSQFIDIDGMKVHYRIEGDGKPIVLIHGTGSCLQTWDIWTDSLKKNFKVIRVDMPGFGLTDHDQTRIIVYNLM, encoded by the coding sequence ATGAAAAAAATAATAAGATTAATTTTTATTCTATTGCTAATAATTGCAGTTGCATTTATGGCATTAATCAAAAAAGATATTCCTGTTGAAGAACTGATTCCAAAGTACACCAACCAAAATTCTCAGTTTATAGATATTGATGGAATGAAAGTACATTATAGAATTGAAGGAGATGGAAAACCTATTGTTTTGATACATGGCACTGGCTCGTGCTTGCAAACTTGGGATATTTGGACAGACTCTTTGAAAAAGAATTTTAAAGTAATTAGAGTAGATATGCCTGGCTTTGGACTTACTGACCACGACCAGACAAGGATTATAGTATACAATCTTATGTAG
- the hflX gene encoding GTPase HflX: MIETNPEYIERAVLIAIIRDNQTVHLIDEYLDELAFLAETAGAVTVKRFTQKLQHPDVRYFVGSGKLEEIKIYNELEEVNTVIIDDEISPAQQRNLEAELKCKIIDRTGLILDIFAQRAKTAQARTQVELAQLQYLLPRLKGLWTHLERQRGGIGMRGPGEKEIETDRRVIHDKIAKLKLDLSILDKQEETRRKTRGELIRVALVGYTNVGKSTIMNAMSKSDVLAENKLFATLDTTVRKVVIDNIPFLLSDTVGFIRKLPHHLIESFKSTLDEAKESDIIIHVVDASHDNFRDHINVVNETLTELGVTEQPRLIVFNKMDLYRQKHFDKYLPEDIKKELSEEFEKNMTSAMNTNCVFVAATEKERMDDFRNTLVLMVQDMYHKRYPYKSNFY; encoded by the coding sequence ATGATTGAAACCAATCCAGAATATATAGAACGAGCAGTGCTTATTGCAATTATTAGAGACAACCAAACCGTACACTTAATAGATGAATATTTAGATGAGTTGGCATTTTTAGCAGAAACTGCTGGCGCAGTTACCGTAAAAAGATTTACACAAAAATTACAACATCCAGATGTAAGATATTTTGTAGGTTCAGGAAAATTAGAAGAAATAAAAATATATAATGAACTTGAAGAGGTAAACACAGTAATTATTGATGATGAAATTTCTCCTGCACAACAGCGAAATTTAGAAGCAGAACTTAAATGCAAAATTATTGATAGAACAGGTTTGATATTAGATATTTTTGCACAAAGAGCCAAAACTGCACAAGCGAGAACACAAGTAGAATTGGCACAGTTACAATATCTTTTACCAAGACTAAAAGGACTTTGGACACACCTAGAAAGACAACGTGGAGGTATTGGAATGCGTGGTCCAGGTGAAAAAGAAATAGAAACAGATAGAAGGGTAATTCATGATAAAATTGCAAAACTAAAATTAGATTTATCTATACTTGATAAGCAAGAAGAAACTCGAAGAAAAACAAGAGGAGAGTTGATACGCGTAGCATTAGTTGGATATACCAACGTAGGAAAATCTACCATAATGAATGCAATGAGCAAAAGTGATGTGCTTGCAGAAAATAAACTTTTTGCAACATTAGACACTACAGTACGCAAAGTTGTGATTGATAATATTCCATTTTTATTGAGTGATACTGTTGGTTTTATTAGAAAATTGCCACACCATCTAATTGAAAGTTTTAAATCTACACTTGATGAAGCAAAAGAATCAGATATTATAATACATGTTGTAGATGCATCGCACGATAATTTTAGAGACCACATTAATGTAGTAAATGAAACGCTAACAGAATTGGGCGTAACGGAGCAACCAAGATTAATTGTTTTTAATAAAATGGATTTGTACAGACAAAAACATTTTGATAAATATTTACCAGAAGATATCAAGAAAGAGCTGTCTGAAGAATTTGAAAAAAATATGACAAGTGCAATGAACACAAATTGTGTTTTTGTT
- the dprA gene encoding DNA-protecting protein DprA produces MRDDLLYALALYQTANIGTKITQQLLTHFGTLPKIFEASFQKLIHVKGFAEKSATDFLKNKTEALKRAEKEIKFIEKNNIDVLFFDDNEYPTRLKECHDAPFLLFSKGVYDFNTHKVLSVVGTRHATEYGRKITNQIIEELAALDVCIVSGLALGIDSVAHQSAVKYELQNIAVLGHGLDIIYPSVNKNLANKIIENGALLTDFFSETLPNKQHFPRRNRIVAGMADAVLVVESAEKGGALITAEIANSYNKEVFAVPGNIDNTYSVGCNAIIKQNKAQLVTNATDIITLLNWDIDFKKPTEHKQTQLFIQLNDDEESIYQLIQTHKKIHIDTILSNINKSISYVSNILLQLELKDLIKPLPGKHYTTV; encoded by the coding sequence ATGAGAGATGATTTATTATATGCGCTAGCACTGTACCAAACTGCAAACATAGGAACAAAGATTACACAGCAATTATTAACACACTTTGGTACTTTACCCAAAATATTCGAGGCATCATTCCAAAAATTGATACATGTAAAAGGATTTGCTGAAAAGTCTGCAACTGACTTTTTGAAAAATAAAACAGAAGCATTAAAAAGAGCAGAGAAAGAGATAAAGTTTATTGAGAAAAATAATATAGATGTCCTATTTTTTGATGACAATGAATATCCTACAAGGTTAAAAGAATGTCACGATGCGCCTTTTTTATTGTTTAGTAAAGGAGTTTATGATTTTAATACGCATAAAGTATTAAGTGTAGTTGGAACTAGGCATGCTACAGAATATGGTAGAAAAATTACCAATCAAATTATTGAAGAACTTGCAGCATTGGATGTATGTATTGTAAGTGGTTTGGCACTTGGAATAGATAGCGTTGCACACCAAAGTGCTGTAAAATATGAACTTCAAAATATTGCAGTATTAGGACATGGTTTAGATATTATCTATCCAAGTGTGAATAAAAATTTGGCAAATAAAATAATAGAAAATGGTGCTTTGCTTACAGATTTTTTTTCAGAAACCTTGCCCAATAAGCAACATTTTCCACGTAGAAATAGAATTGTAGCAGGTATGGCTGATGCTGTGTTGGTAGTAGAATCAGCAGAAAAAGGTGGCGCTTTGATTACAGCAGAAATTGCAAATTCTTATAATAAAGAAGTATTTGCAGTGCCAGGAAATATTGATAACACATATTCTGTTGGATGCAATGCGATAATCAAACAAAATAAAGCGCAATTAGTTACAAATGCAACAGATATTATTACATTATTAAATTGGGATATTGACTTTAAAAAACCAACTGAACATAAACAAACACAGTTGTTTATACAATTAAATGATGATGAAGAAAGTATATATCAACTTATACAAACACATAAAAAAATACATATTGATACAATACTGTCTAATATAAATAAAAGCATTAGTTATGTATCTAATATTTTACTACAATTAGAGCTAAAAGACTTAATAAAACCATTACCAGGAAAACATTATACCACAGTATAA
- a CDS encoding ribonuclease H-like domain-containing protein, whose amino-acid sequence MFAVIDIETTGGNPSAEKIIEIAILIFDGNKIIQEYSTLVNPEKTISPFISTFTGITNHMVKDAPKFEEIAQTVLEITHGHIFVAHNVKFDYNFIKHEFKQIDIEYSRRTLDTVLLSRKTFPQFRSHSLGNICRDLGISIDNRHRALGDAKATVELLKKIIAQYNDNFLEEVVQDDIKKLNLPPNLSPKAIENLSEEAGVIFFLNQQNDIIAVHAAKNIKEYLFKMYKEKSFDRYKKLLHQETHDISFEITGNDLLANLLTENYIQKHIPRYNKVQKHYSFNVGMYIDIDEEGYYKLSVKVLDEEEEPIIKFTSKLKAERMLNQILNASRLGPIFKKIDSRFHYNQRLEEILAKYKYPHQRFFIFLHGRSGQEKCAINIVDGNLIGYTFFEPSYIQNVEELVDSLRPIQEYSNTKKDIITYIRKQEKYIQIVPY is encoded by the coding sequence ATGTTTGCTGTAATAGATATTGAAACCACAGGCGGAAATCCAAGTGCAGAAAAAATAATTGAAATAGCAATTCTAATTTTTGATGGGAATAAAATTATACAAGAATATAGCACATTAGTTAATCCAGAAAAAACAATAAGTCCATTTATCTCAACATTTACAGGTATTACCAATCATATGGTAAAAGATGCACCAAAGTTTGAAGAAATTGCACAAACAGTTTTAGAAATTACGCATGGTCATATTTTTGTAGCACACAATGTAAAGTTTGATTATAATTTTATAAAACATGAGTTTAAACAAATAGATATAGAATATTCTCGAAGAACTTTAGATACAGTTTTGTTGAGTAGAAAAACATTTCCTCAATTTCGCTCACATAGTCTAGGAAATATTTGTAGAGATTTAGGTATTTCTATAGACAATAGGCATCGTGCGCTTGGAGATGCAAAGGCAACTGTAGAATTGCTCAAAAAAATAATAGCACAGTATAATGATAATTTTTTAGAAGAAGTAGTTCAAGACGATATAAAGAAACTCAATCTTCCACCAAATTTATCGCCAAAAGCAATAGAAAATTTATCAGAAGAAGCTGGCGTTATTTTTTTTCTAAATCAACAAAACGATATAATTGCTGTACATGCAGCAAAAAATATTAAAGAGTATCTATTTAAAATGTACAAGGAAAAATCTTTCGATAGATATAAAAAATTATTACACCAAGAAACACATGATATAAGTTTTGAAATAACAGGAAACGATTTGTTGGCAAATCTCTTGACAGAAAATTACATTCAAAAACATATACCTAGATACAATAAAGTACAAAAGCATTATAGTTTTAATGTTGGAATGTATATTGATATAGACGAAGAAGGTTATTATAAATTGTCTGTTAAAGTATTAGATGAAGAAGAAGAACCAATCATAAAATTTACATCAAAACTGAAAGCCGAACGTATGCTCAATCAAATTTTAAATGCATCACGATTAGGACCAATTTTTAAGAAAATAGATTCGAGATTTCATTACAATCAAAGATTAGAAGAAATATTAGCAAAATACAAATACCCACATCAACGATTTTTTATTTTTCTACATGGAAGAAGTGGACAAGAAAAATGTGCCATAAATATTGTGGATGGCAATCTAATCGGATATACCTTTTTCGAGCCTAGTTATATACAAAATGTTGAGGAATTAGTAGATTCTTTAAGACCTATTCAAGAATATAGCAATACCAAAAAAGATATAATTACTTACATTAGAAAGCAAGAAAAATATATACAGATTGTCCCTTATTAA